CTTTGCTTGAAGGTGGTCGAACAGCCCGTTCAGCACTAAAATTGCCATTAAATATGCAAAGCAATGAAACTCCGACCTGCAACATTTCGAAAAACTCTGCAATGGCAAAGGTTTTGCAATAATGTCAATTGATTGTTTGGGATGAATGCACGATGGCACATAAAAAATCCTTGGAGGCTTCAGACAGAACCTTAAAAGATCTACGAAGCAATCATAACCGATTTGGTGGTGCAATGATTTTACTAGCAGGAGATTTTCGTCAAACACTGCCAGTGATTCCACGTTCAACGCCAGCTGATGAACTCAATGCATGTCTAAAGGCCTCCAATTTGTGGAAACATATCAAAATACTTCATTTAAGCAAGAATATGCGTGTCGAGTTGCAAAATGACCAATCAGGAAACATATTCTCTAAACAACTCATTGACATTGGTAATGGCAAAGTTCCTATAGACATCTTGACTGGCTGCATTAACTTTCCTCAAAGTTTTTGTCAGTTAACTCGATCAAAAGATGAACTTATTGAGAAGGTGTTTCCAGATGTTTCTCAAAATTACAGAAACCATAATTGGTTGAGCGAACGAGCTATATTGGCTGCAAAAAACATAGatgtaaatgaattaaattttaaaattcaagaaCAAATTACAGGCGAACCTAGGATGTATAAATCAATTGATTCGGCTACTAACCAAGATGATGTAATCAACTATCCACCGGAATTTTTAAACTCGCTGGATTTGCCAGGATTGCCACCTCACAATCTTCAATTAAAGATTGGATCGGTAGTTATAATGTTGCGAAATATCAACCAACCGCGTCTTTGCAACGGCACACGGTTagcgataaaaaaattactaaacaaCGTGATAGAAGCAACTATACTGAAAGGACAGTATAAAGATGTACTCATACCGCGCATCGTAACGATTCCGACTGATGTgccatttgaatttaaaagacTACAGTTTCCAGTGCGGCTTGCTTTTGCTATGACCATAAACAAGTCCCAGGGGCAATCATTAAGTTTTTGTGGTATTAATCTGGAAAACCCAAGTTTCTCCCATGGTCAATTGTATGTTGCCTGTTCCCGTGTTGGAAAACCATCAGATTTATTTGTCCATGCGCCAGggaatcaaacaaaaaatattgtatatcatAAAGCactacaatgaaaataaaactgatttttgttaatgatTATGATGATTAACAATAAAGCGATTGCTTAGTTTTAAATGCTTAtatctgttatatttaataattattttttattcacaacgCCCTATCGACAGGGTGAAGGTTCTGTTCAGGAGAATTTTTGCCCCGACAATAAAATAGATAGGAACAAAAAACTGTCATATAACAAATCTTTTTGACAGAACGAAGTCTGTCGGGTACGCTAGTTAGCGATAAAAATTGTTCCACTAATATCAagcaaggattttttttttgtttcagacgTTAGTGTCgtttttgatttgattaaaCAAAAAGCAAGAAACTAGAAGCGACTGGATTTTAAGCTAGCGagatatatatcaaaaatggtCAACTACTTTATTTACGCGAAAGATTTTTCCGCTTCTACCCACCACGATACTCACTACCACAGCAACGGTCTAAAAACCCTTGATGATTTCAAAAAGGACGTAGGAAGAATTAAATCCGAGCTGGAGAATTCGGAGAAGAATGTTGAaacaaagataatttatttgcacTGGGGAATACGTTGCGAAGAAGTCAACGAGGAGACAACGAGAAGCACTTACCTTGATAAGGAAGGTAACCACGGAGCTACCTGTCCCCATACCATCATCGACTGGTTGACAGAGAATAACATATGCGGCGGTGATCACAAAATAAAGCTGCTGTACATCATCACCGACGGTCTCATCGGTGGCAGAAACGTAGAAATCTGCTTCGAAAAAAACGAGGCCATGCATTACGAGGTCGTCGTTTTCCACGCTTTCAATGAACGGCCgcataatattgatttatctGTGGCTGCATCCTTCTTCAAGAGCCGCTGTCTTGTTTACAGTAACTACGATTTACACGACAGCACGAATATCTCCGAGGAATTCGATTATAGCAGTATCAATATCGATAATTTCGCCGTCCAGAAAGACCGAATGAAATCTTACATCAAATTGAAGTTCCTCGTCAAAAATAAACGCAACCATCTCGCTCTGAGCGAAGTCGAAAAACTGAAGAAGCTCCGTGCTCGTCTCTTCAAAGAATTGTCATCGACGGAACAAAGTATTGACTTGGAGACTAAGGACAAGGCGGTGTTCCTAAAAACATTCGTCAAAACCGAATGGTACAGGGATCTGTTTGGTTCGGAACATGACATCAAAGTGGATATTGATAAATCTATCTCAACTCTTATCAATTACATCACGAGCGATGTCAAAAGCTACTCGTTCGACGCGCTCAAGTACGAGACTAAGTTCAGAAAACCCGTCGAAGAAGAGGAAATCATTGACGTGGACTTCGCTACTGAACAAGAAATCGTTTTTCCCGATATCATACTCGACGACAATAAAGGTATCCCTGTAGTGATCCTCACGAAACTGGACTTGCTTGACAAGATTATTTTCCACGGAAAGAGAAACCAACACGAAATACAGCCAGCCAGCTTCAGCAAGTTCAAATCGGCTATGGAGTGCCCATTATTTCTGTTAAACGACAATGATATAAGTGATTCTATTGGTTACTTTTATACTTTGGACGTTTACAAACAACTGTTGGCGCACGGACAGAGTCATCTAACAGAGCCAAGAACTAGAAGACCCTTTCACGGCGGATTGGTGCTAACGGAAACGGATGCATTTGATAAATACAACGACTACGTTTTGTCCTCGACGTACTTCGATCACAAGAAAGTGGACTTCAATGTGGGATTATTCTATTACGTGCTGTGGAAGAATTGCGAAAAGAAAGTATGGATGGATGGAAATGTCGTGGAACGGTTCAGGGAATATGCAATGAGACGTGTCAGTGGTACCGTCTGCAGAATTGGGCTATCATCTCTACCACTTGACCCCCCAGACAAGACGTCTCTACTGACAGCGTTGTGGTACTGCGTTGAACTGTCTTCCACGTTATTCAAGCACGACCCACAGAATTTCTGTCACGAAAGACTGAGGATGTTCTACGGAGTGTCCCACGCTATGATCGAAATCTTGAAGTACTTTAATTACGATATGGATTTAAAGGCTATTGAACGACGCCGGGAACTGCTCAGTCATGTGATGATATTGAAGAAAATACCAAAACGTAGAGAGAAAATCTATTATCTGCTGGCGAAGATATTCAGAATCGTGGACGGGTTTATGGTCAGTGAAATAGTAAAACCTCAGAATCTGTACAAACTGAATTACCTAAAACCAAACCACAAGGAAATGCTGAGTGATGATGTGGTGGAAGACACTGTCCATCTAAACGATTATGTTCATCTGTTGTATTACGTCGGCGACCCCGTCACTGAGGAAGATAGCGCAGACACTTTCGATATCTGTCCAAAAACATTTCGTCCTTACTTCGCTATAAGCAAGAAGAAGTCTTTTTATACAGAACTGGTCGATATAACCAGACAAGTCATCATCAAGAACGACCACGacgtaaataaaatccaaattACCTTCGAGCTGACGGACACTCTTCAATTTGACAGAATCTTATCCCTATATAAGCTTTACATTAATTGCGTGGAAGACCAAAAGAAGTTCCCGACATACCCCGAGTATATCGAGTATATTTTGCTGAAGAAAAAATTTGTCGAAGATTTGGTCACTATTTTCCCTTCCAACGTTATCTCTGGAGCTAAAGACGTTCACTCTCGTTACGAGAAGGTCACAGCTGGAGTAGATGTTTATAAGTTCATTGAGgtctgtaaaaaatatgtgacgAGAACAGACAGGGTTAGGGCAGAAGACAGAGTTCAGTTTGAGAACGAAGAGAAGATCAGAGAGTTCATAACAGACGAGGAACAGAAGGTGAAGTTGAAGAAAATTACTTGAGAAATAATCAaaaggaatattaaatatatatatatatatatatatatatatgtttttatctgATGAAAAATGGGGAAAGTCCATTGAGTGTAGATTTGAATTTATCAAATCTTCTATTCcatgaagaatttttttttatctaacaaACGTcctaactatttttaatatattctaacCTAAGCCCTatcgtattttattgtttattttattactatctgtaaatcaattttaatgacagttgtccaaacattttttttatcgatttttatagaataaagaCGGATCTAAACGAGGCTcaaagaataatattgaaactaCCTTATAAACCTGtattacatataacaatatatattataaataatgaaacatttgTCTATCTTTATATTCCTTAATATTTCGCTGAATAAGTTAAACTGGTTTGATTTTAATCTCCTCCCAAGCTTTGtattcctttaattttttctccagcacaacaatttttttattgaaagtacaaatatttgtatccAAGCAGCGCTTCAGTCACGCGCACGCTGACAGCATTATGAGGCTGATCTTCGTATACCGGGACAGCCAGCATCAGGAACGGGCTGATTACTGTATGGGCTTTTATCATTGCAAATGAAAGCAATCAGAACTACGAATTAAtcacaaaagtaaaaatagcaaaaaccttttttaaagatttatagattaaaagttatttaaatgatcacgcttgtaatatataatatacctacAGTTtctgacatacatatatatacacacacatgtatatatatatatatatatatgtgtatatatgtatacatgtatatatacacatgtatatatatgtatgtgtgtgtgtatattccACATATAGAACAGAAAACGAGCTCTCAAAAACTGCTCAATaccttttcattattttgagGGTAGTCCGAGGTTTCGTAGCTAAATTTATAATGGAGGTcctgaaaaatatgttattttattcgtgcctttattcaaatgttttcCGAAAATATgtccaaaaaaatttacaatattagcaaaaaaaattttttttttatatacaaatagtttttgcccgcgacatCGTCCGCGTTAACATCAGAGTTGCGCTGACAAAGAAATGTATActgtgtaaaataatatatatataagtaaccTACGTTgtagttttttcattttaaacaatctAGATACAGAGAGCGCCATCTGCCGGGCTGGTTTGCGAATCTAAAGCATCTGGGGCGACACACAGATGCATACAAAATTCATTCAAATGGTCCAGCCGGTCGGGGTTCAGTGACATACACACGTACAGTAGATTTATGTATAATGagtataatgaatatttttcggatatactacgcgtgctttattttttgtaaaaaactacacactcccgacgtttcggttacttttcagcaaccgtgatcacgggcatcTCTTCTGCCAATTTCGTCGGGACGTAgtaacgtcgggagtatgtagttaacaacaaataaagcgcgcgtagtgtatccgaaaaatattagtttcatttgaatttatatatatgtaaagataaatttaaatcttaataaagaCGAAGGTACCATGTCCCATGTGGTAAGTATGACTGATCAGAAGAATAGTACATTGACggcgtataaaaaaaaatatcagatatAAAAAACCTCCTATTATTACgaacaaaactaaatacttCCAGAAACTTCTAAGTAGAGAAAAGTATTATCTGCAATTTAAAAGGtagtagagcctagctgtggtcaagttactacagctcgaacatgggccggctcgaccggggaagtaccaccctgtcacagaagatcagcgtgcaatagtctttaatggctgcgtttcgtccgatgagtgagagagacggttgccctttcccttttcccatcctttcctctccctctgtCACATTCAAGGGTGGCAACTCATCCGCATAattatgttgcggatgtcttTGAGCGACGGTATCTACCTCCGTCAGGTAGACTGCACGTTTGCCACCATTCTggtaaaaaatgataataataatcactGGGAGGTCTTAGTTTTAAAGCCGTACATTATTCATGATTCATTAGTCCCCATTAAAAcgaactattatttataagaataggTAAATCACTCAGTCTCCACACATAGGTCCAGGGATTCCCAATCTTTTTCAACGTCTACCCactttaagtataaataattctttagctaatatcttttaagtatgaagaaagaaaaaagaaagaagTAGAGTGAAGAATCAAAATAAGATGCAACAAGTACAGGGCACTGAAAGAGGTGTTTAAGAGCAGTCTTCCGGTCTCACTGAAAACGAAAGCCATGCAGACATGTTTGGTTCCTCTCTCACCTACGCTTGTCAAACATGGCCACTGTCAGCTAAACAGACTCACAAAGTTAAAGTTTGCCAACATAGCACGGAAAGGATCTTTTATGTCTAAAGCTAAGCGACAAAGTGAGAAACCAAGACATCAGAAAGATCACCAAGGTACAGGACATAGCTAAAGCAATAATGAGCCAAAAATGGAAGTGGGCTGTACATGTACAAAGATCACCAGGGTATATTCAAAATTGTCACCAATTGGTACCCTATACACAAAAAAAGGCACAAAGGCAAGCCGGTCAAACGCTGGAGTGATGATATAGTTGCCACGGCTGAAATAACTTGGGCAAGAGCAGCCAGGAATAGAGACATTTGGAGAGAATTGTAGGAAGCTTTCACCGCCAGAGCGGTCCTTATAATAGACTACTAACAAACTAGTATAAGCAAACAGTTACTTACAcaaccaaaatatttaaattgtatagttCGTAAGGAAGAAATAAAgctattatcattataattcttCAGCTACCCCACTTTTCCGCTACTGAAAAACCGCTAGATCTTATcctatctaaataaaattgcaaatcATCTCTCCCGCCATTTTTGTTCTGGGTCTTTAGGCCTCTAGGCCTGCAAGTCCCCAAAGAAAAGACTGATTAAGGTTGTTTGAAAATCTCGTCTTCTATATCCAAAGCATCGTCACAATCAGCTCAATGTTTTCTAATGACTTGATTTGTAAGTTATAACTTTCATCTCGGAGGGTAAACACGAAACTTCAGTGCTGTCCATAAGTGTGAGCAGTCACACTAAACAACCAGAACACTAAAGACCATgtcatcaaggtcaataagtattacgagATCAATAGGAATAGGTTCGTcctaaatttgtacgcggtagaagtgggagtgAGAGGTAACACAACAAAATCTCTCTaaaacctactaaaagacttgagcctgtccagaactaacatccattaattcttagaacgtacttcgaaggcagcccttgtaggtggttttatatttggttaggtagagagaggaccTTGGACGgcggaggtgagcgtttaacgcgtgtTAGATAGGGAcctcttaaacctacacctgggtcgcaagtgacaggcactgttgaagctcctctccctgcaacgatggaccttGACCTCAGGGTGAATCCATGGAGTGATGAGAAGTTTTTGAAGAAGGAATTAAACATCATCAGTGTCACTGTTCTGTAAGACTGTTTAGTTTCCACAACACGAAGATGAATTGCAATAATTGAGAGACAGTCTTTATacgtttttaacattaacatagCAATTTTTTGGCGAAATTATCTTTCAaacgttataatttataaaagttggTAAAATCCGTATCTGTTTaagatttgtttgtttgaaaaccggttttaatatctaatttgGGCCTTGATTAAGTAGCCATTATAGTATAAAGGCTTTGTTATTAATTCCGCATTCCCGCCTGTTGAGGTTATATAGCAATTTCTCACTAAAGTTTacattgcaatttttttatgaaaggtGTATTTAGAGATTCTACATAAATTGCTTAGCAAAATTATCATCGTACTATTAAGTGATAGATTGtaaactgaattttttttgtattttaaattatttattagcacTGTTTATCAGCTTTTAGTCTAGAATGTATCGTCAAATCTTCCTTGTTTTATCTACTCCAGCCTCGAAATTTCATTACTTATTGTGTAGCAATagtttataattctttatgaggatgaaaaaatacaatctattttaacaaatacatgCTCAATATGAGGTAACTCACCCTCTTACAGTGGAATGGCCAAGGAGATTGATATTTGATAAGATTGTGGCGCACAGATAATAAGGTGAAGCGTGATTTATTTGTACCCACActcacatatatattctttcGATTGTGTTCACTTATATTGCaacaatgtaattaatattacaccATCTATCTGATAGTGAAAGTGCCATCAAATCTATATCACAGTTTCAGAGATAAGTCGGAACAAAATAGacaatcattatttatgaacACATTTGGTATGttactcaatattatttaatttaagagacggcatatatatatatgtatatatatgcaaGATTTATTTTCTCTGCACTAATACATTTGTAAgtcctttaaatgaaaactaagtttttcgtaAACTGCgtgtttttttactattttatatgtacacgATCTCTGTAATCCGATTCCTTCACAGCATCCGCGGTCACGGACAAACGGCGTGTATGCAAACGTATGCGTTTTgtgaataacataaataatgctttattattcttaacacAAGTCTGAAACTACATACTAAGCGTTTCACGTTTCATAATCAATGaactacgttaatactataaagtgTATCGTTTTCAATGAAACTCTTAAAAACCGTATTTACCGGTAAATTAAAgttgattttctttataactcCTTGTcctaattatagttattttatctgtgatataatttaaaaatgaaatagaaaactatgttacttatttatgtattcgttTAGACTgactttgaatataattaaaacggttttcttttgtttaaaaaaacctttgaaTGCGGTAAACATTAATTGATTACCAACTATTGTTTTTGGACGCAATAACTTATTGATTAGTAATTGTTTaggtaagtaatttttattgagaatagATTCAATACttggatatattaaaattaataatgtctatgcatttttttcttgttattttacttatttaaatgaaactagtatttttattattatgccgtggtcacggttgttcaaaagtaaccgaaacgtcgggagtgtgttgttctttacaaaaataaaccacacgtagtttatccgaaagaaactagtttcatttaaatgaataaaactcgcgaaaatcttagatctcattattttacttagttaatacttataaaagtgGGTTAAAGACAGAAAGTTAATATTGAGATGCGAAGTAGAAGTTTGAATGAGCTCGAAAAACTACGCTCATTCCGTGTTCGTATCGTCACACTACAAACTAAGCGCTTCACGTTTTATCAATCAATGATCTACGTTTTTACTGTAATATGAGACgctatgaatgaaaaacgtttaacgctccgtatgccGTGACGACGCGTACATAGAATAAGCATAATTACCGCTTATGGGCTAGGACTATGAGTCACTTCATCCAGATTAACTTCTGGTTAAGAGACAAAGAGGAATTGGttcatcattccatggattcgcTCTGAGGGTGCAGAGTCCATCGTTgcagagaggagcttcaacagtgcctgggacttgacCAGGAGTAGGTTTAAGGCCCTATCtaacgttaaacgctcacctccaccgtccaagctcctctctctgtcTCTATGTTTCTAATAGCCACAATATATTCACTACTAGGTATCGAGCCGTCCAAGGCTACGTCTTACACTCACGTATCACGTAAcactaattttaatgtatttctgtgttttatatattgttgttgAATTTGGATTTTGTAATCATACTCATTTCACTATAAATATAGTTGATACGCGAGACTTCGTCTtctttttaaccgacttcaaaaaggaGGTTTCTCGGTTCGATCGTATGTATGCGGTTTTTTGTGTTTGTTCGCGGATAACTTCGTCGTTtatgaaccgattttgatgataatttttttatcggaAACTTGATATTTCAAAGGTGGTCCCATGATAAGGAAACCAGGGTCTGATGATGGCAGACAAGTGAAATCGAGGGGAACTTTCAAAAATTGTAGGGGCAACTAGTACGTTTGTAAGTTTTAacaataagtattttactGCACTACCAACTGATGAAGGTGGATCTGAGGATGGAAATGAGTGGCAGCCGAGGGAACTCTTCAACGATTAACAGCAGATACTTTGTGTTTcagtttcattaatttgtattgataAGAACTTAACAGATAGGTAGGCGGTGACTGTTATTAGGGGTCTGATGACGAAGAAGAAGGATAGGACAGGGAACTCCTTAACGGTTCACAGTAGTTACCTTGTGTTTggacttaatttatttatattgatgagATCTTTGTACCTATGTGGATTAAAATGAGGGTCTGCAGTGTATCTGATGATGGAGACCATTGACAGTCGAAGGAATTCCTTCATCTTTGACACtgcttgtaataaattatgtcaGGACGCTagtatttacataacaaatgtaaaaaCTCAAGATggaatagataaattaatagaaatatgttataaatgagTATGATACCAAAATCACTTGATTCAGGCAATATAAGttatacgaatatttaaactaaccTTGCgaatgaaaagtaattttacgtaaacttgaaaaaaaaacgctaTAGCGGGTACGAAAATTGCGGGTTTAGACGCAAGTTATGCCGGCTGCAGGCGTTCGGGTCCAGTGTTGCCAGaaatcagaatatttttttttttttttgaatagcCTTGCACGAGCGCGCCTATAGCCCTGGGATAGCCCCCTCATGACGCACAGGTATTTAAATCGCAATTTAAGTCTCGCAATACAtaacatgatatattttatatgtattgcgAGACagttaacgttttaaaatccATACTATAAAATGAACATAAATACTATTGAAACTGATTCTTGCTGTAAAAGTTTTTCtgcataaaaatgattttataattaaatatttctgaataaaaaaaaattgtcagatCGGCTACCTGTAGTTAGCGCTAAATAGCAACACTGGCAACACTGTTCGGTTCGCGCCGATGAAAACCACAGCAACTCATTGAAGACACCATATACTGACTTTCACCACACATTCACCATGGCCCTGAAATCATTATACAAAGAGTACTGGAAGACTGTAAGCAAAGAAAAAGGAACATGGTACGCAGACATACAGAGAGCCCCGCCCGCCCAACCTTggtataacaaattaaagcagtataacagaaaatttatAGTTACAATCAACAGACTAAGGTTCGGCCACTGCCGGACGCCCagtcatttatataaactgcAATTAGTACAAAATCCTACTTGCCCGGAGTGCCAACATGATCTTGCAGATCTGCAGCACATAGTTTTTCAGTGTCCAGCATATCGAATACATAGACTGATACTTGTATGTGAACTTGACCTCGTCTCCGATGGTGTGCCCGTGCCACAACATCTTCAGACACTGCTGTCTacggagaaatatttttacccgctatttaaatttattatgcatACTGTGGAAACTTTATAATGtctaaataatacaaagtGATTTACTAACTGTGACAGACAATAACGGATTTTCAGTGTATTTTTCAAATGAAGTGTCATAAATAGCAAATGATAATTTGTAACGATAAGGCTCAAAaggactcgtatccagagccgtaaaaacatttacaaaaaaaaaacatgttcgGTTCGCTCACCCAAGCACGCCTAGCTTCCCGCTCCGCGCATGCGCACTGCGTGTCGACGCAGTGACGGGAGGCGTAGTTGCGCTAGACGCTAGTGTGTACTCGCCGACTACTGATTACGATCGCCGCAAAACAGATATTTCGTAACAATTACCTACTAAAGATTTCGTCAGTTATTAAGAttgatagtattttatatctctACACAGTTATTGTTCTATTTGGAATAAACttctaagttataaaattatttatctaaataaaaataagtattacttTGTACgaggtaaatttatttcttgctTCCATAGTTCACTGCTTGAAGTCGGTTCTATTTTAGTGGAACAAATAGTTCTGTGATGCGTTACGTTTTCGTTTGTAgagaaaatacatacatatacatatatatttacatttagagTACcctaaattgaattatttcttgtatgttttgataatataaaagtgacacattttaaattacacacaAACTATCTAACGACAAGATTGCTTCATCGTCACTACGCACGGAGCACATTTTCATACTTAAATCTTCACGTAGGTATTAACGcaggttattgaatgagaaacgagAAACGCAACGTATATAGTTTCAGACTTGTGGTTAggttatctttaaataaatacgattaTTTACATCACAatgctttttttatgtaaaagaaatCCATTCAAAAAGTgcatttaaaaggaaaaattacattaaatataaatttttgtaatttgattACGTTTTAACGTGATTTCcattaaatagtataattttttattatatatataaacagaaattaatatgtatcgAGTTAGTAAAAGTACtagtatcaaaaataaaatattaagaactatatatatatatatatatatatatatacctaacaTTTGTCTACCTCtaacataaaaactatattcgTATAAAGTCTCGTAACAAAACACTAAGctattccttttattttacgtgtacatgaaattaaattttaataaaagatacatTTCTTACTTgacataatttcattaatttcgtTCTCTGCATTGTTtgaacgtaataaaaaatctttttaatactttctTTAGAGAATAGTCAACGTGTGTagttgtgacgtcacacggTCATAGTTTATATGAAGAAGAAGTACAAGAAGATGTATTTTGTGTGAAATGTATGAGacatacattacattatataaaacacacacacacacatatataatacatcaatccgtgaacactcctcaatgtgtgtgtgtgactgaatgttaaacagtaacgtttacattattaattatagtattgAAAGTGAAG
This sequence is a window from Danaus plexippus chromosome 29 unlocalized genomic scaffold, MEX_DaPlex mxdp_36, whole genome shotgun sequence. Protein-coding genes within it:
- the LOC116776839 gene encoding uncharacterized protein LOC116776839 isoform X1, with the protein product MVNYFIYAKDFSASTHHDTHYHSNGLKTLDDFKKDVGRIKSELENSEKNVETKIIYLHWGIRCEEVNEETTRSTYLDKEGNHGATCPHTIIDWLTENNICGGDHKIKLLYIITDGLIGGRNVEICFEKNEAMHYEVVVFHAFNERPHNIDLSVAASFFKSRCLVYSNYDLHDSTNISEEFDYSSINIDNFAVQKDRMKSYIKLKFLVKNKRNHLALSEVEKLKKLRARLFKELSSTEQSIDLETKDKAVFLKTFVKTEWYRDLFGSEHDIKVDIDKSISTLINYITSDVKSYSFDALKYETKFRKPVEEEEIIDVDFATEQEIVFPDIILDDNKGIPVVILTKLDLLDKIIFHGKRNQHEIQPASFSKFKSAMECPLFLLNDNDISDSIGYFYTLDVYKQLLAHGQSHLTEPRTRRPFHGGLVLTETDAFDKYNDYVLSSTYFDHKKVDFNVGLFYYVLWKNCEKKVWMDGNVVERFREYAMRRVSGTVCRIGLSSLPLDPPDKTSLLTALWYCVELSSTLFKHDPQNFCHERLRMFYGVSHAMIEILKYFNYDMDLKAIERRRELLSHVMILKKIPKRREKIYYLLAKIFRIVDGFMVSEIVKPQNLYKLNYLKPNHKEMLSDDVVEDTVHLNDYVHLLYYVGDPVTEEDSADTFDICPKTFRPYFAISKKKSFYTELVDITRQVIIKNDHDVNKIQITFELTDTLQFDRILSLYKLYINCVEDQKKFPTYPEYIEYILLKKKFVEDLVTIFPSNVISGAKDVHSRYEKVTAGVDVYKFIEVCKKYVTRTDRVRAEDRVQFENEEKIREFITDEEQKVKLKKIT